The sequence below is a genomic window from Leptotrichia hongkongensis.
ACCAAAAGTACCGATTATCAAAAGCAGCATATCCACAATCAATATTTTCTTGTACGAATATTTTTTCCCAAACTTATTTGTAATTGGAAAAAATAGCCCCGCCATTCCAAACAGCACAACTGATATTACAGTCAAATATTTAATATCCTTTTGCATTACAGCACTCAAATAATATGTCAAATCTCCACGAAGTATGTTAAATCCGCAAAAGAAAAAGAAATATCCTAAAAAATATAAAATAATTTCCTTATCCTTCAAATGTGAAATTGATTTCATAAACCCTAGCGATTCAGTCTTAGGACGATTTTGTGTGAGCTGCTTTTCCTTTAGAAAAAATATACACGCATAAATCCCCAAAACTGACAATATTGTAATCAAAATTACTGTTTTACGTATTCCAACTTCTGTATTCAGCACTCCATTTACCATTCCCAATTTTGAAATCAAAATACCCGGTAGAACCATCGCAACCCCAGTAAATATAAGCCTAAACGTTGACTGCATTGTAGAAAGATTAAGCCTTTCTTCCTTGTTTGAAGCCAAATCTGGAATTAGAGCGTTATACGGTGCTGCGACTAAAGTATATGCCGTAAAATACAGTCCTCCAACAACTGATAAATAAATAAGCGTTGTCATCTGCGAACTTTTAATCGGATAAAAATACATAACCGTAAGAATCCCAAGTGGCAAGCCTCCAACTAGCATAAATATTGATCTTTTCCCAAACCGTGATTTTGAATTATCAGATAAAAATCCTACAACAGGATCTGATATTGCATCAATAATCCTCGCAAAAATAAATGCTAGAACTAAATACTGCGGCTTCAACAACGGAACTAAATTTTTTTCCGTTTCAGGTGGCAAATAATAATATGACAACCATTGATTATAAATCTGGTCAATCATAAAATATGAAACCCCAAGCCCGTAAATTATGTAACTTTTTTTCGTTAATCTTGAACTCATTAAATCTTCTACCTTTCTGTTTTTTATAACTTTAATTTGTTAAAAACTCTTTTACCGCCTCAACGTATTCATCTTTACACTCAGGATCAGCATAAATTCTTGTGTGTGAACCTTTTTCAAAAACTTTTAGTTTGATATTTTCATTTTGTGCAAGTTCGTTATACTCTTCCATAAGCATTCCGTAAGTTGTAGCCTTGTCATTTTTAGACTGAATTATCAAAGTAGGTATTCTTTTTAGTAAGTATGATAATTTCAGCTTATCAAGATGACTTCCAACTCTTAAATTAAAAATTCTTACAATAACACTTACAATAAATTTTGGAACACGACGTTTTTTTGCATCTTCCTTAATTCTCTTTCTTATATTGGAAATCGAACTGTCCAAAATCAGCTTATCAATCACAATCCCTTTTTTTCTAAGTGCCTTCACGTACATTTTGGAAGCAATTGCAGACCCCATACCCCCTTGCGAAAATCCATATAATGTAAAATTGTTCTTTCCAAATCTTTCATTCAGCATTTCCATTGTGTGAAAAATATCCTGTCCAAAGCAGTATCCCATCTTAGTTTTAGCCACATCAGACTTTCCAGAGTTTCTCAAATCTGGAATAAAAAAATTATACTCCTTGTCAAGTCCAATATTTTTAAACATTTCCAAATATTGTAACGAAGCCAGCCTGTTTACACCACGACCATGTGAAATAATCATCGTTTTTGTAGCTTCCTTATTTTCAATAAGCCACCCATAAAGCTGTATTTTCCCTGACTTATACTCAATTTCCTTAAAATTATACCCATAATCATAAGGATTTGCCTTATTATCCTCAATATTATACTTCTGTCTCAATTTTTTACTGTTATACACCTCTTCAAATGTAACTCTCGGATATTTCTCAATCTGATTAATAAAATACCGTATTGACATATATGCTATCACAAAGAAAAATATCATAAACAGCACATTAATTGTTATTAATAATCCCATTCCTATAATCCTCTCCTATTCTTTTTATTTTTTATTTATAAAATTCATTAATATAATATTTTTAAACTCTCATCTTTGTATTATTTTTGACAAGCTGCATTTACTCTTCGCTGTATAAAAACTGTTGTTATTCATTTTTATAACTTTTCACTTTTAAATTTTCTTATAATTTATTTGTTAAAATAATTCAATCTAAACAGACAATTGGATTTAATTTCTCTTTTTTCCCTAAAATTAATTCTTTTATCAAAAATCCATTTTTTTCAACTTGTATTTTTTCCAAAAAATTTTCTTGATTTTCCAAGCTTTCTGTATTTTCATCCCTTTTATCAAATTTTTCAATATCTTTCCAATTTACAAAAACATCTTTTTTCTGAAAATCATTTTTCGCATCAAAGTTTTCAATTTTATTATTTTTACGAATTTCTTTCAAATATTCCTGACCTTTTTTATTAAAGCCTAAAATTCTTACATAGTTTATTTCAAAATCCATCATTTTAGCTTTTATATTTAGTAAAATATTCAAAATAATCCGTTCTACACGTTTATTTGATAAATTTCTAGATTTTGAATTTTTCAAAAATTCTATATATTTTTGCGAATTCAGCATTGTTCCATGTATTCTAGCATAAATTTCTTCAGTTATATCATATATTTCCATTATTTTTTCTTTTTTTTCTGTCAAAATCTTATATTTCACAATTTTAAAGATTTCTTCTTTTATTTTATCCCCACTAAATCTGTTATTTATCTTCCATTCCAAATTTTTAAAAATAATGTCAAATGATTTTTCTGGTAAAAATTTCTGAATCTCTTCTAGTTTCAAAAAGACTCTTTCTTCTGTTTTTACATTTTTCAAACTTTCTAAACCTATTTTTCCCCTAATATTTTGCTTTTTCTCAAAATTATAATTTTTTTTAACAATTTCTTTTGAATTTTCTACTCTTACATCTTTTAAAAAATCATATTTTTTTTTAGCAATAAAATTTTTTATTTTTTCAAAATCAAATTTTTCCTTAGAAAATTCATCCAAAATCTTCTCCAATTCATTTCTCAAAAATGAAGCACTAGCAAATTCTTCCCTATCCTTAGAAACTTTCTCTTCGTTATATTCTGAAATTTCTCTTTTTATAATATACGGTTTTATTTTAAGATTACTATTTTCTATTTCACGCATATATTCTAGAGCTAGAATATTATTTGACTTCACAATTCCATCTAGATTATATTCCTTTAATGCCAGTCTTTGAGAAGTGCTGTAGCTGTTGCCTTTTTTCATATATTTCATAAGCTTGTCCTTATAATCCTGCCTTTTCTGCAGTTCAAGCACCTTTTGCAAAATATCAATATTTTCCTCTTCCGCTCCAAAAACCTGAATATCTATCCCCAAATAATCCAAAATTTTTGTTGCCATTCTTGAAAAAATCTCAGCATTCTGAATCGAATAATAAAGTGGCAACTCCACAACCAAATCAACTCCGCATCCTAAGCTAACCTGTGTTTTCTCCCACTTATCCAAAAACGAAATTTCTCCCCGCTGAACAAAATCTCCACTTATCACTACCACAATCAAGACATCTTCACCAAATATCTCTTTAATTTTCCTGATTTGATACAAATGTCCATTGTGAAATGGATTATATTCAGCTACAATTCCTATTTTTAACAATTTTCTCTCCTAAAAACTTTTCTCACATTACAAGTATTATACCATATATCAAGATGATTTTTATAAGTTTTTTCAATTTTATTATAAAATTTCTTTAAATTTACACTTTAAAATTACTCTATTGAAATATCTTATGGAAAATTATATAATAAACTCAAAAACTAAAGGAGAACACCAATGAAAATACACTTTATATTACACGAAGCATTTGAAGCGCCAGGAGCTTATCTTGCTTGGACAGCACTTTCTGGACACGATATTTCCACAACAAAAGTATATCAATATGAAAAGTTACCTGAAAATGCAGATTCATTTGATTTTTTAATTGTGATGGGCGGACCGCAGAGTCCTATTGGAGATAACAGCGAATTTCCATATTTTGATGCAAAAGCTGAAATTGAATTAATCAGAAAGGCTATAAAGGCAGATAAATTTGTAGTTGGAATATGTCTTGGTGCTCAATTACTAGGAGAAGCATTTGGTGGCAAAACAGAAAAAAGCCCTTTCCGTGAAATAGGAAATTTTCCAATTGAACTAACAAAAGATGGACTGGAAGATGACAACATAAAACATTTTGGAAAACAAGCTACTGTAGGGCATTGGCATAGCGATATGCCAGGATTAACAGATACTGCAAAAGTCTTGGCAGCAAGTAAAGGGTGTCCACGACAGATTATAAAATATAGCGAAAAACATTATGGCTTTCAATGCCATCTCGAATTTACAAAAGCTCTAACTGAATTATTAATAGATTCAGATAAAACTCTTGAGCAGGATAGCCAAACTTTACCTTTTGTTCAATCTCCCCAAACTATACGTAACAATAACTACGATGAAATGAATAATCTTCTTTATGAATTTTTAGATAAACTTACAAAAAAATAAAATAAACGTATTGAAATCAGTCAAATTTAGACTAAAATATTGTTTAAATCTTGTTTTTAAAATATTTTAAGGTATAATTGTAGTAAAAGTAATTTGAAACAAAAAATTTAGGAGGTTTTATTATGAAAAAATTATTTTTTTCAATTTTTTTAATGTTTTGTATCAACGTTTTTTCCAATGTAAACTATAATGTTTTTGTAATTATGGATAACAATGCAACTAAAAATGTGGAAAACATTTCAAAAGGACTTAAAGATGAAGGAATCGAAAGCCTTTATTCCAAAGGATATGCAGTCCATCTGACACTTTATCTTACAGAATACAAACCTGAAGCACTAAAAACAATAAAGGATACTGTCAACAAAATTGCAAATCAGACAAAGCCTTTTGATATAGAATTTTACAGATTAAGAAAAACTGGCGGAAACTGGTTTATGCTTGATGCTCAAAACAATGAAGCTATACAACAGCTTGCAGATGAAATAACAGTTAGCTTAAACAAATATCGTGCAAAGGACGCAAAAGTTCCTGACTGGGCAAAATCTATTCCTGAAAAAGTAAAATCCTTTAATTTGTACGGCTCTCCAAACGTATTTACAAGTTTTGATCCGCACATAACTTTACTTACTCCAGAGGATTCAGCAAAAATAGATGCATTTACTTCAAAATATGATTTTAAACCTTTTAAATCTAAAGTTATTGGTATCGGAATCGCCCAAGTTGACGATTTAGGACAAGCAAAAAATATCATTTATTCAGTAAAATTTAAAAAATAAAAAAGGAAAAATTATATGAAAAAACTTGAAAATTATGAACAAATACTGA
It includes:
- a CDS encoding MFS transporter — encoded protein: MSSRLTKKSYIIYGLGVSYFMIDQIYNQWLSYYYLPPETEKNLVPLLKPQYLVLAFIFARIIDAISDPVVGFLSDNSKSRFGKRSIFMLVGGLPLGILTVMYFYPIKSSQMTTLIYLSVVGGLYFTAYTLVAAPYNALIPDLASNKEERLNLSTMQSTFRLIFTGVAMVLPGILISKLGMVNGVLNTEVGIRKTVILITILSVLGIYACIFFLKEKQLTQNRPKTESLGFMKSISHLKDKEIILYFLGYFFFFCGFNILRGDLTYYLSAVMQKDIKYLTVISVVLFGMAGLFFPITNKFGKKYSYKKILIVDMLLLIIGTFGLLFINKNNSIFAYLLFVICGTGLSGAAFIFPQAMLSEISAKLSETKKVSLEGFMFGIQGMFLKLAFLVQQVVQSTLLVLGNQNVQNGVKGATEVGVKVTLVVALALFGVSLFFYNLKKED
- a CDS encoding alpha/beta hydrolase translates to MGLLITINVLFMIFFFVIAYMSIRYFINQIEKYPRVTFEEVYNSKKLRQKYNIEDNKANPYDYGYNFKEIEYKSGKIQLYGWLIENKEATKTMIISHGRGVNRLASLQYLEMFKNIGLDKEYNFFIPDLRNSGKSDVAKTKMGYCFGQDIFHTMEMLNERFGKNNFTLYGFSQGGMGSAIASKMYVKALRKKGIVIDKLILDSSISNIRKRIKEDAKKRRVPKFIVSVIVRIFNLRVGSHLDKLKLSYLLKRIPTLIIQSKNDKATTYGMLMEEYNELAQNENIKLKVFEKGSHTRIYADPECKDEYVEAVKEFLTN
- a CDS encoding nucleotidyltransferase family protein; the encoded protein is MLKIGIVAEYNPFHNGHLYQIRKIKEIFGEDVLIVVVISGDFVQRGEISFLDKWEKTQVSLGCGVDLVVELPLYYSIQNAEIFSRMATKILDYLGIDIQVFGAEEENIDILQKVLELQKRQDYKDKLMKYMKKGNSYSTSQRLALKEYNLDGIVKSNNILALEYMREIENSNLKIKPYIIKREISEYNEEKVSKDREEFASASFLRNELEKILDEFSKEKFDFEKIKNFIAKKKYDFLKDVRVENSKEIVKKNYNFEKKQNIRGKIGLESLKNVKTEERVFLKLEEIQKFLPEKSFDIIFKNLEWKINNRFSGDKIKEEIFKIVKYKILTEKKEKIMEIYDITEEIYARIHGTMLNSQKYIEFLKNSKSRNLSNKRVERIILNILLNIKAKMMDFEINYVRILGFNKKGQEYLKEIRKNNKIENFDAKNDFQKKDVFVNWKDIEKFDKRDENTESLENQENFLEKIQVEKNGFLIKELILGKKEKLNPIVCLD
- a CDS encoding type 1 glutamine amidotransferase, whose product is MKIHFILHEAFEAPGAYLAWTALSGHDISTTKVYQYEKLPENADSFDFLIVMGGPQSPIGDNSEFPYFDAKAEIELIRKAIKADKFVVGICLGAQLLGEAFGGKTEKSPFREIGNFPIELTKDGLEDDNIKHFGKQATVGHWHSDMPGLTDTAKVLAASKGCPRQIIKYSEKHYGFQCHLEFTKALTELLIDSDKTLEQDSQTLPFVQSPQTIRNNNYDEMNNLLYEFLDKLTKK
- a CDS encoding 2'-5' RNA ligase family protein, producing MKKLFFSIFLMFCINVFSNVNYNVFVIMDNNATKNVENISKGLKDEGIESLYSKGYAVHLTLYLTEYKPEALKTIKDTVNKIANQTKPFDIEFYRLRKTGGNWFMLDAQNNEAIQQLADEITVSLNKYRAKDAKVPDWAKSIPEKVKSFNLYGSPNVFTSFDPHITLLTPEDSAKIDAFTSKYDFKPFKSKVIGIGIAQVDDLGQAKNIIYSVKFKK